The DNA region TACCTGAAATTATCTCCAGTAAAATATCTCCTAGCTGGATTTTACCCCACCGCGAGTGGCCATCACTCTCCCACCAGCCGCGAGTAGGCAAAACGACCAACACCGATATAAATGCACAAggattgagagagagagagagagggggtcCCATCCCATCACCACCTCTCCTTTCCGTTTcccctattttcaataaataccATTTCATCCCCTCGACCCAAAAATCCTATATCTCCTTCGCCTcctttgattaaaaaaaaaaaaagagaatctcCTTCACTCTCTTCACAAATCCTAAATCCAGCGAGCGAGGGAGAGGAAGAATAAGCCGACGAGGAAGAGAAGCTTCAGAGATTCATTCGTCCGGCAATGGCGGCGAGCGGAGTGTCGAGAGTGGATCTGGACGGGAGGCCGATCAAGCCGATGACGATCTGCATGATCGGCGCCGGCGGCTTCATTGGCTCCCACCTCTGCGAGAAGCTCATGTCCGAGACCCCCCACAAGGTGCTCGCCCTCGACGTCTACAGCGACAAGATCAAGCACCTCCTCGAGCCCGACACCCTCCCCTGGGCTGGTCGCATCCAGTTCCACCGCCTCAACATCAAGCACGATTCCCGCCTCGAAGGCCTCATTAAGATGTCAGATCTGGTGCGTCCCGTAATCCCTCCTCTCTTCCTCATTCTCCCGTGATCGTCGCGTTGTTTCGCTTCCATCTCCTCGTGGCGTCGCATTCCCGTTGTTTGATCTTCTGATAAATGGAGCTCAGTCTGTCCattcatcattttctttttgtcggTTCCTTCTGGTGTTATGCGGTGAATCGTCTTTGCTTGTGCTCTGTTTTTACTTTGCTTTTGTCTGCAACTTTCTGCCTCTTGCATTTCCCGGAATTCCCGGCGCTGGCTTGATTCTGTGGCTCATTTTCATTGTAATGATAGTCGCCGACTTACTTTCTTCTCTTGTGTTGGTTCCGCAGACGATTAACCTCGCCGCGATCTGTACTCCGGCGGATTACAACACCCGTCCGCTCGACACTATCTACAGCAACTTCATCGATGCGCTCCCTGTGGTACGTCATAATAGCACTTAGCAGTTCATTTCCGTTAGATTTGCTCTTTCCAGGGATAGCAACTGCATTGGAGATGTCGTAGCTTTGGTGTGATTTTGATTGATTGAAGGTTGATTTGGATGTCAATATCAGGTTAAGTACTGTTCGGAGAACAACAAGCGTCTTATCCATTTCTCTACCTGTGAAGTTTATGGAAAAACCATTGGCAGCTTCCTTCCTAGGGACAGCCCTCTTCGTCAGGTAAAATTTTGCTTTCCTTTTGTTGACATGgttttttgctgctgatgtaGTGCAGATCTGACATCCTCTTTGCTTTCCTCTTCACCAATATATGTGATTTTCTTGCTGTCAGTTATTGTTGTGTATGTATGTTAAGCATGTGAGTGCTATTGATTAGGATCTAAGTGTCCTCATTGCAGTAATCAATTAGATCCATCTTCTGAAAACTTCACTTAGAATCGGAGGGCATTTCTTGTAAGTCAGTGATGTGATCTGGGTAGTGTAGTATGAGAGCAGTCGAATCTTTGTCTAGTATTGGTATAATCCGTTCTGTGTATCTGTTGCATTGACGTATGTATCATCATGAGTCTTCACATGTGTCGGGCTGATGATTGATGATGTTATTctgtttgtgtatgtttgaTCAGATTGTGCTTATTCATTAGGTAATGAGAATATGGTTCGTCTATTCGGAAAAAAATGGAATGCGACTCTTATCTGTATCAGTATTTTTGAGAATTACTATGTTGAATGTTCTTAAGGATTCCTGGTGGCACTCGCAATTATATGAGAAGCTTTTTTGGTTTCGTATTTTTGTTGGATGCTCTTGGAATGGTCAAATTGTTGTTGCTCATTGTACTCTGTCGTTTCAGGATCCTGCCTATTATGTTCTCAAAGAAGACGCCTCCCCCTGCATTTTTGGTCCCATTGAGAAGCAGAGGTGGTCTTATGCTTGTGCCAAACAATTGATTGAGAGGCTGATTTAT from Punica granatum isolate Tunisia-2019 chromosome 3, ASM765513v2, whole genome shotgun sequence includes:
- the LOC116201373 gene encoding UDP-D-apiose/UDP-D-xylose synthase 2, whose amino-acid sequence is MAASGVSRVDLDGRPIKPMTICMIGAGGFIGSHLCEKLMSETPHKVLALDVYSDKIKHLLEPDTLPWAGRIQFHRLNIKHDSRLEGLIKMSDLTINLAAICTPADYNTRPLDTIYSNFIDALPVVKYCSENNKRLIHFSTCEVYGKTIGSFLPRDSPLRQDPAYYVLKEDASPCIFGPIEKQRWSYACAKQLIERLIYAEGAENGLQFSIVRPFNWIGPRMDFIPGIDGPSEGVPRVLACFSNALLRREQLKLVDGGQSQRTFIYIKDAIEVVLLMIENPDRANGHIFNVGNPNNEVTVRQLAEMMTEIYSKVSGEPPLEVPTVDVSSKVFYGEGYDDSDKRIPDMTIINRQLGWNPKTSLWDLLESTLTYQHRTYAEAVKQTMSKSVASS